The Thamnophis elegans isolate rThaEle1 chromosome Z, rThaEle1.pri, whole genome shotgun sequence genome contains a region encoding:
- the LOC116522356 gene encoding zinc finger protein OZF-like isoform X1, producing MEPEEEEDDDDEVGEEGLGCSTSPTSPPLAGCLEPSGNAPHGKMGQEPCRDITERTPSRGSSKRTCSTAQGAQSPSPRVWGAAPAPVPVSGRSPRAAEILTVVVSGTAEADRRPKNPATERPFACSVCGKRFQHRGNLVTHLRVHTGEKPFPCAECGKSFSQKGDLMRHLRVHTGEKPFECPVCGKSFCSKQTFVLHQRIHTGEKPFSCPECGKRFNRKANFVTHQKIHRGERPFVCSECGKGFCARKTFILHQKIHVGDRPFVCPDCGKSFSRNGDLTRHQRIHTGERPFACADCGKSFSHNGELIKHQRIHTGEKPFSCADCGKSFNRKGTLVTHQRIHTGERPFVCGECGKTFNLKTTLMKHRRIHTGERPFPCLECGKSFKYKGNLRTHHLTHTVERVYPCTECGLVFGQRKELKGHQAAHAGHRLLPCYRDDGENVNPFLQVRPLLLSCSPLPVPLETLTKFKQEASGKGLGLEDANA from the exons ATGGAaccggaggaggaagaggatgacgaTGACGAGGTGGGCGAGGAGGGCTTAGGCTGCTCCACCTCTCCTACTTCTCCCCCCCTGG CTGGATGCTTGGAGCCGAGTGGCAATGCGCCACACGGAAAGATGGGCCAGGAGCCGTGCAGAGACATCACGGAAAGAACTCCTTCCCGGGGTTCGTCGAAGAGGACATGCAGCACAGCTCAGGGGGCACAGTCGCCCTCTCCTAGGGTTTGGGGTGCGGCTCCGGCACCCGTGCCTGTATCTGGAAGATCTCCCAGAGCTGCGGAAATACTGACTGTGGTCGTCTCCGGCACGGCTGAAGCTGACCGGCGGCCAAAGAATCCTGCCACTGAGCGACCCTTCGCCTGCAGCGTCTGCGGGAAGCGGTTCCAGCACCGGGGCAACCTAGTGACCCACCTGCGTgtccacacgggggagaaacccTTCCCTTGCGCCGAGTGCGGGAAGAGCTTCAGCCAGAAGGGGGACCTGATGCGCCACCTGCGTGTCCACACGGGGGAAAAGCCCTTCGAGTGCCCTGTCTGTGGCAAGAGCTTCTGCTCCAAGCAGACCTTCGTCCTGCACCAGCGCATCCACACGGGCGAAAAGCCTTTCTCTTGCCCCGAGTGCGGGAAGCGCTTCAACCGTAAAGCCAACTTCGTCACCCACCAGAAGATCCACCGGGGCGAGCGGCCCTTCGTCTGCAGCGAGTGCGGCAAGGGCTTCTGCGCCCGGAAGACTTTCATCCTCCACCAGAAGATCCACGTGGGTGACCGGCCATTCGTCTGCCCTGACTGCGGGAAGAGCTTCAGCCGCAATGGGGACCTCACCCGGCACCAGCGGATCCACACCGGTGAGCGGCCCTTTGCCTGCGCCGACTGTGGGAAGAGCTTCAGCCACAACGGGGAACTGATCAAGCACCAGCGCATCCACACTGGCGAGAAGCCCTTTTCCTGCGCTGACTGCGGGAAGAGCTTCAACCGCAAGGGGACTCTCGTCACCCACCAACGCATCCACACCGGCGAGCGGCCCTTTGTCTGTGGCGAGTGCGGCAAGACTTTCAACCTGAAGACCACCCTGATGAAGCACCGGCGGATTCACACCGGCGAACGGCCCTTCCCCTGCCTGGAGTGCGGGAAGAGCTTCAAGTACAAGGGGAACCTACGGACTCACCACTTGACCCACACGGTGGAGCGGGTCTACCCTTGCACTGAGTGCGGCCTGGTGTTCGGCCAGCGGAAGGAGCTGAAGGGGCACCAGGCGGCCCACGCGGGACACCGCTTGCTGCCCTGCTACCGGGACGACGGGGAGAACGTGAACCCTTTCCTCCAGGTGcgccctctcctcctctcctgctCCCCGCTCCCCGTGCCCCTGGAGACCCTGACCAAGTTCAAGCAGGAAGCCAGTGGCAAAGGCCTTGGACTCGAAGATGCCAATGCTTAA
- the LOC116522356 gene encoding oocyte zinc finger protein XlCOF6.1-like isoform X2, whose protein sequence is MGQEPCRDITERTPSRGSSKRTCSTAQGAQSPSPRVWGAAPAPVPVSGRSPRAAEILTVVVSGTAEADRRPKNPATERPFACSVCGKRFQHRGNLVTHLRVHTGEKPFPCAECGKSFSQKGDLMRHLRVHTGEKPFECPVCGKSFCSKQTFVLHQRIHTGEKPFSCPECGKRFNRKANFVTHQKIHRGERPFVCSECGKGFCARKTFILHQKIHVGDRPFVCPDCGKSFSRNGDLTRHQRIHTGERPFACADCGKSFSHNGELIKHQRIHTGEKPFSCADCGKSFNRKGTLVTHQRIHTGERPFVCGECGKTFNLKTTLMKHRRIHTGERPFPCLECGKSFKYKGNLRTHHLTHTVERVYPCTECGLVFGQRKELKGHQAAHAGHRLLPCYRDDGENVNPFLQVRPLLLSCSPLPVPLETLTKFKQEASGKGLGLEDANA, encoded by the coding sequence ATGGGCCAGGAGCCGTGCAGAGACATCACGGAAAGAACTCCTTCCCGGGGTTCGTCGAAGAGGACATGCAGCACAGCTCAGGGGGCACAGTCGCCCTCTCCTAGGGTTTGGGGTGCGGCTCCGGCACCCGTGCCTGTATCTGGAAGATCTCCCAGAGCTGCGGAAATACTGACTGTGGTCGTCTCCGGCACGGCTGAAGCTGACCGGCGGCCAAAGAATCCTGCCACTGAGCGACCCTTCGCCTGCAGCGTCTGCGGGAAGCGGTTCCAGCACCGGGGCAACCTAGTGACCCACCTGCGTgtccacacgggggagaaacccTTCCCTTGCGCCGAGTGCGGGAAGAGCTTCAGCCAGAAGGGGGACCTGATGCGCCACCTGCGTGTCCACACGGGGGAAAAGCCCTTCGAGTGCCCTGTCTGTGGCAAGAGCTTCTGCTCCAAGCAGACCTTCGTCCTGCACCAGCGCATCCACACGGGCGAAAAGCCTTTCTCTTGCCCCGAGTGCGGGAAGCGCTTCAACCGTAAAGCCAACTTCGTCACCCACCAGAAGATCCACCGGGGCGAGCGGCCCTTCGTCTGCAGCGAGTGCGGCAAGGGCTTCTGCGCCCGGAAGACTTTCATCCTCCACCAGAAGATCCACGTGGGTGACCGGCCATTCGTCTGCCCTGACTGCGGGAAGAGCTTCAGCCGCAATGGGGACCTCACCCGGCACCAGCGGATCCACACCGGTGAGCGGCCCTTTGCCTGCGCCGACTGTGGGAAGAGCTTCAGCCACAACGGGGAACTGATCAAGCACCAGCGCATCCACACTGGCGAGAAGCCCTTTTCCTGCGCTGACTGCGGGAAGAGCTTCAACCGCAAGGGGACTCTCGTCACCCACCAACGCATCCACACCGGCGAGCGGCCCTTTGTCTGTGGCGAGTGCGGCAAGACTTTCAACCTGAAGACCACCCTGATGAAGCACCGGCGGATTCACACCGGCGAACGGCCCTTCCCCTGCCTGGAGTGCGGGAAGAGCTTCAAGTACAAGGGGAACCTACGGACTCACCACTTGACCCACACGGTGGAGCGGGTCTACCCTTGCACTGAGTGCGGCCTGGTGTTCGGCCAGCGGAAGGAGCTGAAGGGGCACCAGGCGGCCCACGCGGGACACCGCTTGCTGCCCTGCTACCGGGACGACGGGGAGAACGTGAACCCTTTCCTCCAGGTGcgccctctcctcctctcctgctCCCCGCTCCCCGTGCCCCTGGAGACCCTGACCAAGTTCAAGCAGGAAGCCAGTGGCAAAGGCCTTGGACTCGAAGATGCCAATGCTTAA
- the LOC116520528 gene encoding succinate--CoA ligase [ADP-forming] subunit beta, mitochondrial-like, whose protein sequence is MQLLKEAGVSVPKALVAKTPEEAFLAAEKIGTEDLVVKAQVLAGGRGKGTFEGGLKGGVQMVGSPEEAKEVAARMIGKKLFTQQTGEKGRICNQVLVCERRYLRKEYYFAIAMDGAFQGPVLIGSSQGGVSIEEVAAENPEAIVKETVNITEGIREDQALRLAQKMGFPTKVAGAAAENIVKLYHLFIKYDALLVEINPLAEDSTGTVMCVDAKINFDDNSAFRQQKVFELQDWTQMDEKEREAANAKLNYIALDGDIGCLVNGAGLAMATMDIIKFHGGAPANFLDVGGGATAEQVKEAFKVITSDKRVQSILVNIFGGIMHCDIIAKGIILAATELELKIPVVVRLQGTQMDQAKALIAQSELEILSCDDLDQAAKVAVGLSKIVSLAKEAQLEVTFQWKT, encoded by the coding sequence ATGCAGCTGCTGAAGGAAGCCGGCGTCTCGGTGCCAAAGGCCCTGGTGGCGAAAACCCCCGAGGAGGCCTTCCTAGCTGCCGAGAAGATCGGGACGGAGGACCTGGTGGTGAAGGCCCAGGTTTTAGCCGGGGGGCGTGGCAAAGGGACCTTCGAAGGCGGGCTGAAGGGCGGCGTGCAGATGGTGGGTTCTCCGGAGGAGGCCAAGGAGGTGGCCGCCCGGATGATCGGCAAGAAGCTCTTCACCCAGCAGACGGGGGAGAAAGGACGGATCTGCAACCAGGTTCTCGTCTGCGAACGCCGATACTTGCGGAAGGAGTACTACTTTGCCATTGCCATGGATGGTGCCTTCCAGGGACCGGTGCTCATCGGCAGCTCCCAAGGCGGCGTCAGCATCGAAGAGGTGGCTGCCGAGAATCCGGAGGCCATCGTGAAGGAGACGGTGAACATCACGGAAGGCATCCGAGAGGATCAGGCACTACGGCTGGCCCAGAAAATGGGATTTCCCACCAAGGTGGCTGGCGCAGCGGCCGAGAACATTGTCAAGCTGTACCACCTGTTTATCAAATATGACGCTCTCCTGGTGGAGATCAACCCGCTGGCGGAGGACTCTACGGGGACCGTGATGTGCGTGGACGCCAAGATCAACTTCGATGACAATTCGGCCTTCCGTCAGCAAAAGGTCTTTGAGCTGCAGGATTGGACCCAGATGGAcgagaaggagagggaggcagCCAACGCGAAACTGAACTACATCGCGTTGGACGGGGACATTGGTTGTCTGGTGAACGGGGCGGGCttggccatggccaccatggACATCATTAAGTTTCACGGAGGCGCACCGGCCAACTTCCTGGACGTCGGTGGAGGGGCCACGGCAGAGCAGGTGAAGGAGGCCTTCAAGGTGATCACATCCGACAAGCGGGTGCAGTCCATCCTGGTCAACATTTTTGGAGGCATCATGCACTGCGACATCATCGCCAAAGGCATCATCCTGGCGGCCACAGAGCTGGAGTTGAAGATCCCCGTGGTGGTCAGGTTGCAGGGCACCCAAATGGATCAGGCGAAGGCCTTGATAGCCCAGAGCGAGCTGGAGATCTTGTCCTGTGATGACCTGGACCAGGCGGCCAAAGTGGCCGTGGGCCTCTCCAAAATTGTGTCGTTGGCCAAGGAAGCCCAGCTGGAGGTGACCTTCCAGTGGAAGACCTGA